The genomic region TCGGTGAGTATTAATTTTGGTGTTTCAGTAGTGGCAAATAAAGAAGTAAAAATTGGCAATCGTGTCAGGATAGGTCCCTATACCATGATTTATGACTCAAACCTGCATGTGCATTCAAACCGGTTTAAACGAGCCGATGGCAGCAGAGTGATAATTGAAGATGATGTTTGGCTGGCATCCCGTGTTATTGTGTTACAAGGGAGCAGAGTTGGGAAAGGATCATTGATTGCAGCCGGTAGTATTGTAACCGGTATCATTCCGCCATATGTGGTAGCTGCAGGTTCTCCGGCAAAAATTGTCAAGTATTTGAACCCGCCTGAAAACTCCGGTTTTATGTGGGAACGTAAAATTGATCGGGGAGCGGGCTTGGATCCTGAAATTTTAGATCAGGTTCGACGAATTGCAGCTGGGATTTTACCAATTGAAACCAACCTGGTATTGGATCAGTCCTTTCATGATCAATTTCCGGAATGGGACTCCTTTCATCAAGTCAAATTTATAAATGCACTTGAGAACAAGTTTGACATCACTTTCGATAAAGAAGAGCTAGTTAAAATAACCAATATTCGAAAGGCTACCAGCTTAGTTCAAAACCATCTTTATTACTTTAAAAAAAAAGAGGCAGCTAGATTACTATGATAGGATTATTTCAGTATAAAAATAGTGTAAAAGAGAGGGAAAAAATAAAATCCGGAGGATTAATTTGTTATGGAAACAAACATATTGATACTAATGGGCTATTAAAAAAAGGGAATGCTTTTGCTCATTTATTAAATGATGCCGGATGCACGGAAAATGATCATTTTTGCGTGGTTATGAAAAAATCAATTAATTTTTTAATCACTCTTATAGGTATTAATCAGATGGGCGGAATTGTCATGCCTGTAGATTCAGATTGCTCAAAAGAACAAATGCAAGATATACTTTCAGAGAATAGCTTTAGATGGATCTTAGTTGACGAAACAGGCCTGGATTTTATTGATACTTGTACAAATCCTCATCAAGAATTAAATATTGGTTGGATGGGAGAAAAAGAAAACCTGCCATCCCAGCTTCGACCTGAATTTATATGGGATAATATTGAGCATTATAGCACAGACTCATCATCACCTTTAATAAACCCCAACAGGTTTACGGCAATGTTTTACTTGGATAACGAAAATAGAGAGCAAAATGTTTATCTGCTTAGTAACCATGAGGTTAGTGAATTTGTGAATTCTATTTTAGAAGCAATTTCTGTCGATGAAAAGAGTCGTATAGCCGGCTTCTTTCCCTCACAGTGTATGCCATTTATGATAGAGATTGGTATGTCTGCCTTAAATAATGCTCATTTACAATTATTCAATCCAGCTTTAATTAAAAATCAGGAGGTCTTCTTCAAAGTGGTTGACGAATATAAGGCTACTCATATTTGTTGCAGGTCAGAGGAGTTAAAATACTTAGGAAATGATAGAATTGAATTGCTTAGAAAGCTTCCTGAAGTCAAAGAGCTCATCATTTGGGGGCCGCCTTTGCCAATGAGTAAAATTTATCTGCTGAAAGAACTATTTCCAAATAGCAGCATTCGCAATTTCTATATCATTACGGGAAAGGGAAAGGCTAAACACCAGAAACTTGGGGTTTCAACCTTTATGAATTTAGGCTATACGGAAGAGTCATTGTACGTTTTCCAACGATCACATTTTTGCTCTGAGTCTGATTCATTTGATTCTATGCCTAAAACTCAAGAAGTCCATCATGCTTATTGGAGAAAAAGGAGTAATAATTCAGATGATCCAAATTTACAAATAGTAAGTAACCTGTAGAAAATTAAAGTGAGGTTATTATGAGAATAGCACTGAAAAAACATTTAAAGTTAAAACTTTTAATGTTACTTCTGATCTTCTTTATCACATCTTGCAGGAATTCGCCTGCTCAAAATTTGATTGCTGTGAATACAGTAGGGTATTCCTCGGGGAGCCCAAAACTTGCATTTACTTCTGTAAAAGTGCAATCGGGGGATGTTTTTAAAATTGTGCAAGCTAAAACTCTAGAAACCGTTTTTGAAGGAAGTATTGATGTGAATAAAGTCAAAAGCACTATTTTTGGAGATATTATCCATGAATTGAATTTTACCTCATTTGATAAACCTGGCGTTTATCGGCTTTGGATTCCATCATTGGGAGTTAGGTCAAGTCAATTTGAGATAGCAAATCAGGTTTATAATGAAGCAGTAAAAACTGCTATTGAAAGTTACTATTACCAACGGTGTGGAACTGAAGTGAATATCGGAACTTCTTGGACCCACAAAGTATGTCATATTGATGACGCTGTTTACTATGGAAATGGAAAAGACAAATTAGATGTATCTGGTGGTTGGCATGACGCCGGGGATTACGGGAAATTCAGTGTTAATACTGCGGTCAGTCTAGCGTACTTATTGTATTTGTATGATCATCAACCAGATAAATTTTATGATGGGCAGTTGCGGATCCCGGAAAACTCTAACAATGTACCGGATTTATTGGATGAAGCCCGGTGGGCTATGCAATGGCTGATGAAAATGCAGAATGAAAAAGGTGGGGTCTTTCATAAGGTTCAAAAGAAAAAATGGACCGGCGAATATTTACCTCACAATGACCCTGATACCAGGTATATATTTGAAGTTAGCAGTACAGCTACAGCAGATTTTGCAGCTGTAAGCGCCATTGGATCTCGACTGTTTAAAGAGATTAATCCTCATTTTTCAGATTCACTTAGGAAAGCTGCTGTGAGAGCTTGGGATTATTTAAGCCGGCATCCAGAAATTGTACCGGATGGCGGGTTCACAAATCCATCTGATGTACGGGGTGGAGAGTATGGAGATACAAATGATGCAGATGAACGACTATGGGCTTCTGTAGAACTTTATCGACTTACAGGTGAAACCAAATACCATGAGTATTTTCTCAAAAACTACCAATCTGTTGATGAGCCAAAAATGCCACCAGTAAGCTGGAAAAGTATAGGCGAATTTGCAATTTATTCATACCTGAGGCTTCCGGAGAAGGATCAAAATTTGGAAGCTAGAAAAATTATCATCGAAAAAATCAGAGCATATGCAGACAAACTCGTTAAACAAATTGCCGGCAGTGATTATAGAATTGCTTTAAAAGAAAATGAGTTTTATTGGGGCTCTAACAGTGTGGTTTTAGGATATGCTTTTGATCTTATACAGGCATATGAATTTACGGAGATGGAGCTGTATAAAGAAGCCGCACTAGATCAGTTGCATTATATATTAGGCCGTAATCCATTTGGATTGTCTTTTGTAACGGGAATTGGAAGTACCTCTGTCAAAAACCCCTACCATCAGTTCTCTTCTGAATTAAATGTCAGTAAACCGGTTCCCGGAATGTTAGTAGGAGGCCCTAATAACCATAATAACCTCAATGATCAGGTTTTATCCGCCTACCCCGGAAAGGCGTATGAAGATAACAGCAAAAATTATGTAGTGAATGAAACAGCTATAAATTATACAGCACCATTTGTTTATGTAGCCGGATATTTTTCAAACTTAGCGAAAACAGAGGTTGCATCAGAATAGAAATAAAAATCAGAAGAAATTAAAAAGAGAGAATACCAATGATTATTTCAATTGTACAAATCACGTTAATTTCAATATGCGGTTTTTTTATGCTTTATCTGGCTATTCTCAGTATCCTGGCCTACAAAGAGCGAGACATAAAATCCCTACAAGCGCAAACTAAAAAGAAGTTTGTAATAGTTGTACCCGCCTATAATGAAGCTGATACCATAGCAAGAACTTTACAGAATCTGCTTGATGTAGATTACCCGGCTGATAAATTTGATGTGTTGGTAATTGCAGATAATTGTACAGATAACACCGCGGAAATTGCTAAAAAAGAAGGGACTAAAGTAATGATCCGTAACAATCCGGAAAAAAGAGGAAAGGGATATGCTTTGAGATATTGTTTTGATAAGATGTTACAAAACAAGAAAAAATACCCATATGATGCCGTTGTTGTTGTGGATGCCGACAGTATTGTTACAGAAAATCTCCTTAGGGTTATGAATAAATACTCGGAGGGTGGAGGTAAAGTTATTCAGGGGTATCTCACAGTTGACTCAAAGCCAAACGTTTGGACCAGTGAAATCATCCGAATCGGTTTTGCACTTTACAATTATGTGAGGCCACTGGCTCGAAGAGCATTGGGTTATCCCGCCGGGCTTCGTGGTAACGGGATGTGCTTTTCGATGGATGTTTTGGAAGAAATTCCATGG from Gracilimonas sp. harbors:
- a CDS encoding phosphopantetheine-binding protein; amino-acid sequence: MGKIFIGDDVNINSRNIQTDLVSGPEGKISIGDSVSINFGVSVVANKEVKIGNRVRIGPYTMIYDSNLHVHSNRFKRADGSRVIIEDDVWLASRVIVLQGSRVGKGSLIAAGSIVTGIIPPYVVAAGSPAKIVKYLNPPENSGFMWERKIDRGAGLDPEILDQVRRIAAGILPIETNLVLDQSFHDQFPEWDSFHQVKFINALENKFDITFDKEELVKITNIRKATSLVQNHLYYFKKKEAARLL
- a CDS encoding glycosyltransferase family 2 protein is translated as MIISIVQITLISICGFFMLYLAILSILAYKERDIKSLQAQTKKKFVIVVPAYNEADTIARTLQNLLDVDYPADKFDVLVIADNCTDNTAEIAKKEGTKVMIRNNPEKRGKGYALRYCFDKMLQNKKKYPYDAVVVVDADSIVTENLLRVMNKYSEGGGKVIQGYLTVDSKPNVWTSEIIRIGFALYNYVRPLARRALGYPAGLRGNGMCFSMDVLEEIPWDAYSLTEDLEYGLKLLLHDVNVVFAPEAIGYNVVPEDAKNAESQRERWEIGRYPVLKKYFGKLFLTALKRRSFKILDTLIDLVTPPIVNLLVFSAVMSVASLLLWWFGIQQTLLYFWLWCGVIGLGIFHALLGLHAANAGKSAYRSLLYVPKYALWKIYIYFKILFKGRTSEWVRTSRENNS
- a CDS encoding AMP-binding protein; amino-acid sequence: MIGLFQYKNSVKEREKIKSGGLICYGNKHIDTNGLLKKGNAFAHLLNDAGCTENDHFCVVMKKSINFLITLIGINQMGGIVMPVDSDCSKEQMQDILSENSFRWILVDETGLDFIDTCTNPHQELNIGWMGEKENLPSQLRPEFIWDNIEHYSTDSSSPLINPNRFTAMFYLDNENREQNVYLLSNHEVSEFVNSILEAISVDEKSRIAGFFPSQCMPFMIEIGMSALNNAHLQLFNPALIKNQEVFFKVVDEYKATHICCRSEELKYLGNDRIELLRKLPEVKELIIWGPPLPMSKIYLLKELFPNSSIRNFYIITGKGKAKHQKLGVSTFMNLGYTEESLYVFQRSHFCSESDSFDSMPKTQEVHHAYWRKRSNNSDDPNLQIVSNL
- a CDS encoding glycoside hydrolase family 9 protein; the protein is MNTVGYSSGSPKLAFTSVKVQSGDVFKIVQAKTLETVFEGSIDVNKVKSTIFGDIIHELNFTSFDKPGVYRLWIPSLGVRSSQFEIANQVYNEAVKTAIESYYYQRCGTEVNIGTSWTHKVCHIDDAVYYGNGKDKLDVSGGWHDAGDYGKFSVNTAVSLAYLLYLYDHQPDKFYDGQLRIPENSNNVPDLLDEARWAMQWLMKMQNEKGGVFHKVQKKKWTGEYLPHNDPDTRYIFEVSSTATADFAAVSAIGSRLFKEINPHFSDSLRKAAVRAWDYLSRHPEIVPDGGFTNPSDVRGGEYGDTNDADERLWASVELYRLTGETKYHEYFLKNYQSVDEPKMPPVSWKSIGEFAIYSYLRLPEKDQNLEARKIIIEKIRAYADKLVKQIAGSDYRIALKENEFYWGSNSVVLGYAFDLIQAYEFTEMELYKEAALDQLHYILGRNPFGLSFVTGIGSTSVKNPYHQFSSELNVSKPVPGMLVGGPNNHNNLNDQVLSAYPGKAYEDNSKNYVVNETAINYTAPFVYVAGYFSNLAKTEVASE